A part of Haemorhous mexicanus isolate bHaeMex1 chromosome 25, bHaeMex1.pri, whole genome shotgun sequence genomic DNA contains:
- the DRAM2 gene encoding DNA damage-regulated autophagy modulator protein 2 isoform X2, which produces MWWFQQGLSFLPAALVVWSAASFVFSYITAIVLHHVDPLVPYISDTGTIPPERCLFGIMLNVSTFLGMATMYVRYKQVSALSPEKPKILRLNKLGLTLGWMSCFGLCIIANFQKCILYYIHVLGACLTFGVGSIYMLVQTILSYLMQPELHSKDIFWARLAVFLWSCSSILSMFVSSVVLYSGLYGQNLVQKLHWDPQERGYTPHIISTVSEWSLAFSFLSFFLTYIRDFQKISLRAVVSLQGQTLHESPGSFRAEEQALLIAGSI; this is translated from the exons ATGTGGTGGTTCCAGCAAGGCCTCTCGTTCCTGCCTGCGGCACTGGTTGTGTGGTCAGCAGCGTCGTTTGTGTTTTCCTACATTACTGCAATTGTCCTGCACCATGTTGACCCTTTGGTGCCCTACATTAG TGATACAGGGACAATACCACCTGAAAGATGCTTATTTGGGATCATGTTAAATGTTTCAACCTTCTTGG GGATGGCCACCATGTACGTCCGGTACAAACAAGTgtctgccctgagcccagaaAAACCCAAGATCCTCAGGCTGAATAAGCTGGGCCTTACGCTGGGATGGATGAGCTGCTTTGGACTCTGCATTATTGCAAATTTCCAG AAATGCATCCTGTACTACATCCACGTGCTGGGAGCCTGCCTGACCTTCGGGGTGGGGTCCATTTACATGCTGGTTCAGACCATCCTGTCCTACCTGATGCAGCCAGAACTTCACAGCAAAGACATCTTCTGGGCCCGCCTGGCCGTGTTTCTGTGGAGCTGTTCCAGCATCTTGAGCA TGTTTGTGTCCTCAGTTGTGTTGTACAGTGGCTTGTATGGACAGAACCTGGTGCAGAAGCTGCACTGGGACCCCCAGGAAAGA GGCTACACCCCCCACATCATCAGCACCGTCTCCGAGTGGTCACTGGCATTCTCCTTCCTCAGCTTTTTCCTCACCTACATCCGTGACTTCCAG AAAATCTCCCTGCGAGCCGTGGTCAGCCTGCAGGGCCAGACATTGCATGAGAGCCCAGGGAGCTTCAGGGCAGAAGAGCAGGCACTGCTCATAGCAGGGAGCATCTGA
- the LRIF1 gene encoding ligand-dependent nuclear receptor-interacting factor 1, with translation MRSRGGAAPPCRGALGGGRSCEYGRARGSALQGRPASIAGCMYRVIQTTGPDGKNLLKLLPISKTSGSFVPIVQSPAMPNNSNANVSSPVHLTFKTQIGNTAAPSSVQIPIFQPPNPGKIIFTRTLDKQESARAGSEKESLIPSAAANAQSSCVPMDGVSLQNVAITSSSHQSSTTYMVVNTKPLPVTVKSPVLPSGHHLQIPADAEVKSVPASLLPPAIQQKILAAAATNVSGGADSTKAPTVIYVSPVNTVKTSQVLPKHLQSFCPKSATEVSKTLIVTAAQKGSGSSPEPVTSEGQQCQQTPMKWIVEETAPLSAACRIPVKSSSNVASKILKTLSDTKNVEVNHANILPLCSNGPGGSQTKITRLKDNALVMYNGKVYLLTKRGSDVLSAQADKQTSPSSDALLKKETSKQIDSTEVNKITSKVVNLVLSKSKGVVMSQKDPKACTVSKNSSPISLRNDLKSTPAALLTPSANQQDPTVVQRQSLPFTKSISCSEVIPVPAVGMQESVWQNGKDMSHCPRAAGAVLPQAKQECAVSEDWPKMQCVKMDSPGKVIQIKHQEHPHWRQYLELRKKFGLFKEERVYLTRVPLRAFCENPEERVCSSDSVERNNESCSSSSLDVEVMSHHQECVKEKIIVDLEEDLIRKRKIKSSPLSDSGKRRRTSIKSATSPSLENSSSSSACNRNVSPAPASAQPSVPTGFVGVSQERDLEQDTFPRYSDTTHPGISVLVTSEEDTSILEGSFRDDAFPMAPPDLDETIRDEKIKRLKQVLRQQNAALEEMRREMQQT, from the exons ATGCGgagccgcggcggggccgccccgccaTGTCGCGGAGCCCTGGGCGGCGGCCGCAGTTGTGAGTACGGGCGGGCCCGGGGCTCCGCCTTGCAGGGACGCCCCGCCAG CATTGCAGGCTGTATGTACCGAGTCATTCAGACAACGGGACCAGATGGAAAAAACCTTCTGAAATTGCTTCCCATTTCTAAAACTTCTGGAAGCTTTGTGCCAATAGTTCAGTCTCCAGCCATGCCAAATAATTCTAACGCAAATGTTTCTAGCCCAGTCCATCTTACTTTTAAGACACAGATTGGCAATACTGCTGCACCTTCATCTGTTCAGATACCGATTTTTCAGCCTCCTAATCCTGGAAAGATTATTTTTACGAGGACATTAGACAAGCAGGAAAGTGCTAGGGCAGGTTCTGAAAAGGAAAGCTTGATTCCAAGTGCAGCTGCcaatgcccagagcagctgtgtgccCATGGATGGAGTGTCCTTGCAGAACGTGGCCATCACGAGCTCCTCTCACCAGAGCAGCACAACCTACATGGTGGTGAAcaccaaacccctcccagtgaCTGTCAAGTCTCCAGTGCTGCCCTCCGGACACCACCTCCAGATTCCAGCTGATGCAGAAGTGAAATCTGTCCCAGCGTCTCTTTTGCCACCTGCAATACAGCAAAAaatcctggcagctgcagccaccaaTGTGTCTGGAGGGGCTGACAGTACAAAAGCACCGACAGTGATTTACGTGTCACCCGTAAACACAGTGAAAACCTCCCAAGTCCTGCCCAAGCACTTGCAGAGCTTTTGCCCCAAATCTGCCACGGAAGTTTCAAAGACACTGATAGTGACAGCTGCCCAAAAGGGATCTGGTTCTTCTCCTGAGCCAGTCACATCCgaggggcagcagtgccagcaaacACCCATGAAATGGATTGTGGAAGAGACTGCCCCGCTCTCAGCAGCTTGTCGTATCCCTGTAAAGTCTTCAAGTAATGTGGCTTCCAAGATCCTGAAAACTTTGTCAGACACAAAGAATGTAGAAGTTAACCATGCAAATATTTTGCCACTCTGTTCTAATGGTCCTGGTGGAAGCCAAACCAAAATCACACGTTTAAAAGATAATGCTCTGGTCATGTACAATGGGAAAGTCTATTTATTGACCAAAAGAGGCTCTGATGTTCTGTCAGCCCAGGCTGACAAACAGACATCTCCCTCTTCTGATGCTTTACTTAAAAAGGAGACATCCAAGCAAATTGATTCTACCGAAGTCAATAAAATAACCAGCAAAGTGGTGAATCTGGTGTTGTCAAAAAGCAAAGGAGTGGTGATGTCTCAGAAAGACCCAAAAGCGTGTACAGTTTCCAAAAATTCATCACCAATTAGCTTAAGAAATGACTTAAAATccacacctgcagctctgctgacacCAAGTGCTAATCAGCAGGATCCCACTGTAGTCCAGAGACAGAGTTTGCCCTTCACCAAGAGCATTTCTTGCAGTGAAGTGATCCCAGTTCCAGCAGTAGGGATGCAGGAGAGTGTGTGGCAAAATGGCAAAGACATGAGTCATTGCCCaagagcagcaggggctgtgttaCCTCAGGCTAAGCAGGAATGTGCTGTCAGTGAAGACTGGCCAAAG atgcaATGTGTAAAGATGGATTCACCGGGAAAGGTTATTCAAATCAAACACCAAGAGCACCCACACTGGAGACAATACTTGGAACTAAGGAAAAAATTTGGTCTCTTTAAGGAAGAGAGAGTTTACCTTACGAGAGTACCATTAAGGGCCTTCTGTGAGAATCCAGAAGAAAGGGTTTGTTCCAGTGACAGCGTGGAAAGGAATAATGAGTCTTGCAGTTCATCCTCATTGGATGTGGAAGTAATGAGTCATCATCAGGAATGTGTTAAAGAAAAG ATAATTGTGGATCTGGAAGAGGATTTgattaggaaaaggaaaataaaatcttcaccTTTGTCGGACAGTGGCAAGAGGAGGAGAACTTCAATCAAATCAGCCACAAGTCCCAGTTTAGAAAACAGCTCAAGTTCCAGTGCATGTAACAGGAATGTTTCACCTGCAccagcctcagcacagccaaGTGTTCCCACTGGCTTTGTTGGAGTGTCCCAAGAGAGGGACTTGGAGCAGGACACATTCCCCCGGTACAGTGACACTACCCACCCAGGGATTTCAGTTTTAGTGACTTCTGAAGAGGATACTTCCATTCTGGAAGGTTCTTTCCGAGATGATGCTTTCCCTATGGCTCCCCCAGACCTGGATGAGACAATACGGGATGAAAAAATCAAGCGACTGAAGCAGGTCCTGCGGCAGCAGAACGCGGCGCTGGAGGAAATGCGCCGGGAAATGCAGCAGACCTGa
- the DRAM2 gene encoding DNA damage-regulated autophagy modulator protein 2 isoform X3: MSFDALFLSDTGTIPPERCLFGIMLNVSTFLGMATMYVRYKQVSALSPEKPKILRLNKLGLTLGWMSCFGLCIIANFQKCILYYIHVLGACLTFGVGSIYMLVQTILSYLMQPELHSKDIFWARLAVFLWSCSSILSMFVSSVVLYSGLYGQNLVQKLHWDPQERGYTPHIISTVSEWSLAFSFLSFFLTYIRDFQKISLRAVVSLQGQTLHESPGSFRAEEQALLIAGSI, from the exons TGATACAGGGACAATACCACCTGAAAGATGCTTATTTGGGATCATGTTAAATGTTTCAACCTTCTTGG GGATGGCCACCATGTACGTCCGGTACAAACAAGTgtctgccctgagcccagaaAAACCCAAGATCCTCAGGCTGAATAAGCTGGGCCTTACGCTGGGATGGATGAGCTGCTTTGGACTCTGCATTATTGCAAATTTCCAG AAATGCATCCTGTACTACATCCACGTGCTGGGAGCCTGCCTGACCTTCGGGGTGGGGTCCATTTACATGCTGGTTCAGACCATCCTGTCCTACCTGATGCAGCCAGAACTTCACAGCAAAGACATCTTCTGGGCCCGCCTGGCCGTGTTTCTGTGGAGCTGTTCCAGCATCTTGAGCA TGTTTGTGTCCTCAGTTGTGTTGTACAGTGGCTTGTATGGACAGAACCTGGTGCAGAAGCTGCACTGGGACCCCCAGGAAAGA GGCTACACCCCCCACATCATCAGCACCGTCTCCGAGTGGTCACTGGCATTCTCCTTCCTCAGCTTTTTCCTCACCTACATCCGTGACTTCCAG AAAATCTCCCTGCGAGCCGTGGTCAGCCTGCAGGGCCAGACATTGCATGAGAGCCCAGGGAGCTTCAGGGCAGAAGAGCAGGCACTGCTCATAGCAGGGAGCATCTGA
- the DRAM2 gene encoding DNA damage-regulated autophagy modulator protein 2 isoform X1, with product MPFFSDLCLDAPGCSLSIIWSSPLSFFIFHCLEAEVSPEMWWFQQGLSFLPAALVVWSAASFVFSYITAIVLHHVDPLVPYISDTGTIPPERCLFGIMLNVSTFLGMATMYVRYKQVSALSPEKPKILRLNKLGLTLGWMSCFGLCIIANFQKCILYYIHVLGACLTFGVGSIYMLVQTILSYLMQPELHSKDIFWARLAVFLWSCSSILSMFVSSVVLYSGLYGQNLVQKLHWDPQERGYTPHIISTVSEWSLAFSFLSFFLTYIRDFQKISLRAVVSLQGQTLHESPGSFRAEEQALLIAGSI from the exons TGTCTGGAGGCAGAAGTCAGCCCTGAAATGTGGTGGTTCCAGCAAGGCCTCTCGTTCCTGCCTGCGGCACTGGTTGTGTGGTCAGCAGCGTCGTTTGTGTTTTCCTACATTACTGCAATTGTCCTGCACCATGTTGACCCTTTGGTGCCCTACATTAG TGATACAGGGACAATACCACCTGAAAGATGCTTATTTGGGATCATGTTAAATGTTTCAACCTTCTTGG GGATGGCCACCATGTACGTCCGGTACAAACAAGTgtctgccctgagcccagaaAAACCCAAGATCCTCAGGCTGAATAAGCTGGGCCTTACGCTGGGATGGATGAGCTGCTTTGGACTCTGCATTATTGCAAATTTCCAG AAATGCATCCTGTACTACATCCACGTGCTGGGAGCCTGCCTGACCTTCGGGGTGGGGTCCATTTACATGCTGGTTCAGACCATCCTGTCCTACCTGATGCAGCCAGAACTTCACAGCAAAGACATCTTCTGGGCCCGCCTGGCCGTGTTTCTGTGGAGCTGTTCCAGCATCTTGAGCA TGTTTGTGTCCTCAGTTGTGTTGTACAGTGGCTTGTATGGACAGAACCTGGTGCAGAAGCTGCACTGGGACCCCCAGGAAAGA GGCTACACCCCCCACATCATCAGCACCGTCTCCGAGTGGTCACTGGCATTCTCCTTCCTCAGCTTTTTCCTCACCTACATCCGTGACTTCCAG AAAATCTCCCTGCGAGCCGTGGTCAGCCTGCAGGGCCAGACATTGCATGAGAGCCCAGGGAGCTTCAGGGCAGAAGAGCAGGCACTGCTCATAGCAGGGAGCATCTGA